Proteins encoded in a region of the Capra hircus breed San Clemente chromosome 3, ASM170441v1, whole genome shotgun sequence genome:
- the GPR35 gene encoding G-protein coupled receptor 35, with translation MNSSNCSSWEPLVVKGVLLTYLGGLLALGLVLNGLALWVLCWRLPRWTETRIYMANLAVADLCLLCALPFFLHFRETSKDTPLCQLSQAVYLLNRYMSISLIMAIAVDRYMAVRHPLRTRRLRSPGRAAAVCAALWAVVLGSLVLRWFLDVQDGGFCFAVRSGRNTSTGVFSLLGFYLPLAVLVFCSLQVVTALTQRPKANPGQVEATRKASRMVLANLAVFVVCFLPFHVVLTVHVALGLQTCALKTAIQITSRLSDANCCLDAICYYFMAKEFKEASVSTTSLRAEAHKSKDSLTVTLT, from the coding sequence ATGAACAGCAGCAACTGCAGCTCCTGGGAGCCCCTAGTGGTCAAGGGAGTCTTGCTCACCTACCTGGGCGGGCTCCTGGCGCTCGGCCTGGTGCTCAACGGGCTGGCGCTCTGGGTGCTGTGCTGGCGCCTGCCGCGGTGGACGGAGACCCGCATCTACATGGCCAACCTGGCCGTGGCCGACCTCTGCCTGCTCTGCGCCCTGCCCTTCTTCCTGCACTTCAGGGAGACCTCCAAGGACACGCCGCTCTGCCAGCTCTCCCAGGCCGTGTACCTGCTCAACAGGTACATGAGCATCAGCCTGATCATGGCCATCGCCGTGGACCGCTACATGGCCGTGCGGCACCCCCTGCGCACCCGCAGGCTCCGCTCCCCCGGCCGGGCTGCTGCGGTGTGCGCCGCACTCTGGGCCGTGGTCCTCGGCTCCCTGGTGCTCCGCTGGTTCCTGGATGTGCAGGACGGTGGCTTCTGCTTCGCCGTCCGCTCGGGGCGGAACACCTCCACCGGGGTCTTCTCACTGCTGGGCTTCTACCTGCCGCTGGCCGTGCTGGTGTTCTGCTCTCTGCAGGTGGTGACCGCCCTGACCCAGAGGCCCAAGGCCAACCCGGGCCAGGTGGAAGCCACGCGGAAAGCCTCTCGCATGGTGCTGGCGAACCTGGCCGTCTTCGTGGTCTGCTTCCTGCCCTTCCACGTGGTGCTGACTGTGCACGTGGCCCTGGGCCTGCAGACCTGTGCCCTTAAGACGGCCATCCAGATCACCAGCAGACTCTCAGATGCCAACTGCTGCCTGGACGCCATCTGCTACTACTTCATGGCCAAGGAGTTCAAGGAGGCGTCTGTGTCAACCACGTCCCTCAGAGCTGAGGCCCACAAGAGCAAGGACAGTCTGACTGTGACCTTGACCTAG